In a genomic window of Rhododendron vialii isolate Sample 1 chromosome 12a, ASM3025357v1:
- the LOC131311132 gene encoding F-box protein At1g67340-like: MIQRKIRRSSQERSDLFDGLPDDILLSILCKLSSTARCPSDFISILLTCKRLNRLGIHPLVLSKSGSKAFAIGAKNWSEQAHRFMKLCVAAGSVEACYTLGMIRFYCLQNRGSGASLMAKAAIRSHALSLYSLAVIQFNGSGGSKNSKDLRAGVALCGRAAYLGHVDAIRELGHCLQDGYGVRPNAAEGRRLLVQAAARELGSVLRDVAPSALHALTWQLQNKKPQRNSNLSLLSEFGLNNLNATSMEAHPVNRFLTEWFGSFDPGSGKGMRMCSNSGCGRPETRRNEFRRCSACGAVNYCSRACQAQDWKMRHKGECSPVDPLVVDVAGADPLIVNLDGDDDGVGDDRTGEAGGDGGGPVE, from the exons ATGATTCAGAGGAAAATCAGGAGGAGCTCTCAGGAAAGATCTGATCTATTTGATGGGTTACCTGACGATATTCTCCTCTCCATCCTTTGTAAACTCAGTTCCACCGCTCGCTGCCCTTCCGATTTCATCAGTATTCTCCTAAC ATGCAAAAGACTGAACCGATTAGGTATTCATCCTCTGGTTTTATCCAAATCCGGTTCGAAAGCATTCGCCATCGGAGCCAAAAACTGGTCGGAGCAAGCTCACCGGTTTATGAAACTGTGCGTCGCCGCCGGCAGCGTCGAAGCCTGTTATACTCTTGGAATG ATCCGATTTTACTGTCTACAAAACCGAGGAAGCGGGGCGTCTCTAATGGCAAAGGCGGCGATTAGATCTCACGCGCTGTCACTCTACTCCCTCGCCGTGATTCAGTTCAACGGCAGCGGCGGCTCGAAGAATTCGAAGGACCTCCGCGCCGGCGTCGCCCTCTGCGGCCGCGCCGCCTACCTCGGCCACGTCGACGCGATACGAGAGCTCGGTCACTGCCTCCAAGACGGCTACGGCGTCCGCCCCAACGCCGCCGAGGGACGGCGGCTCCTCGTCCAGGCCGCCGCGCGCGAGCTCGGGTCCGTCCTGCGCGACGTCGCGCCCTCAGCCCTCCACGCTCTTACGTGGCAGTTGCAAAACAAGAAACCCCAACGGAATAGTAACCTCTCGTTGCTGAGTGAATTCGGGTTAAATAACTTGAATGCGACGTCAATGGAGGCCCACCCGGTGAACCGGTTTTTGACGGAGTGGTTCGGGTCGTTCGATCCGGGCTCGGGCAAGGGGATGAGGATGTGTTCGAACTCGGGCTGCGGGCGACCCGAGACGAGGAGGAATGAGTTCCGGAGGTGCTCCGCCTGTGGGGCGGTGAATTATTGCTCACGTGCGTGTCAGGCGCAGGACTGGAAGATGCGGCACAAGGGGGAGTGTTCGCCTGTGGACCCGCTTGTTGTAGACGTTGCGGGCGCGGACCCTTTGATCGTGAACCTCGACGGCGACGATGACGGTGTCGGAGATGATCGGACCGGTGAGGCTGGAGGGGATGGCGGTGGGCCCGTTGAGTGA